The genomic DNA GATATCGTTTTGAACTTAGAATATGACCTTATTATTATCGATGAAGCACATAAACTTAAAAATAATAAAACAAAAAACTATGAATTTGCACAACGATTAAAAAAGAAATTTTGTTTATTATTAACCGCTACTCCTGTTCAAAATAAGATTGATGAAATTTTCAACCTCGTTTCTTTATTAAAACCAGGACATTTAGGCAATCAGTCCAACTTTGAAGAATATTACGCTTCAAAAAATCGTTCAGCCGAATCAGATGAAGATTTAAAAGCTCTTATTAACAAAGTGATGGTCCGAAATCGACGTCATAATACTGGAATTGATTGGCCAAAGAGACATGTACGTACAATTTTTATTGAGTTTAATGAAGAAGAGCAAGCTTTGTATAATGATATTGAAAATTGGCGAGGACAAGATGCCTTCACATCCGCTTTCTCATCATTAACTTTAAAACGGGAAGCGTGTAGTAGTCGTGAGGCTGTTTACTATTCATTAAAAAAACATGTAGAAAAACGGCAGAAGGAAAATGAACATTACATAAAGGATCCGCATATCGATGTGCTAATGGATAAAATTAATCATATTCCTTTTAACTCAAAAGCAAATAAAGCTCTTGAGCTTATAAAAGAAATTGACGATAAAGTCGTCATCTTCACGGAATACCGAGCGTCACAAATGTACTTACAGTGGTTTTTACAACAACACGGCATTTCTTCCGTACCATTCCGCGGCGGATTTAAACGCGGGAAAAAAGATTGGATGAAGGAACTTTTCCAAAATCACGCACAAGTATTAATTGCAACTGAAGCTGGTGGTGAAGGGATTAACTTACAGTTTTGTAGCCATATGATTAATTATGATTTACCATGGAATCCAATGCGTCTTGAACAAAGAATCGGACGTATTCACCGTCTTGGTCAAAAGAATGATGTTCATATTTATAACTTAGCCACAAAACACACTGTTGAAGAACATATTTTGAAACTGTTATATGAAAAAATCAATTTATTCGAGCGTGTTATCGGTGAACTCGATGAAATTTTAACGAGAATTAATATGAAAAACATCGATGCGCATATTCAAGAAATATTTGCGCAATCAAAAAGCGAAGGAGAAATCCGAATTAAGATGGAAAACTTAACATCTATTATCGACTTCGCGAAACGAAATGAAGCTGAGGTGCAAGGCTATGCAGCAACATGAAATTCATAATTACTTATACAATTTCTTTGAGGCGAATAACTGCGAAATTTTAGAGCGTTCTCCTCAATTATTAGACGTGCAATTAACAATTGAGATGGATAAATTATTAATGAACCGTCCTTTTTATTGGCACTATCTTGAGAAAACAGGAGGCGTACCGAATCCGATGCGCCTTACCCTTATTACGAATCCAGAAAATGAAGAAAATGATGGCGAGCTTATTCACTACGGTTCACCGCGTCTACATCAAATTTTCCAGACAACAAAAGAACTAGGATCTTACATACGTTTATATGAGGACGTACGGCATAACGGGGCAACACATACCCCGCTCCACCCGTGGCTCGGTATAAATATAAAAGTTTCCTACCAATGTGATCGAAAAAAAGACATTCTTCACTCCATTGGTATTCATCTCATTTCTGGAACAATGATGGCAAACTTTCATGACACATTAACTAAAATTAAACTTACACCAAAAATACCTGACTTTTGTTTTACACTCTCACCTATCATTAAACCGCAAAGTGGTTTACAACGTATAGAGGACGCTTTAAAAAGTATAATTGCAGAAGATGACCATACGTGGGCGAAAGAAGCAAGAGTGCGCTGGAATCACGATTTAGATCTTTTAAATCGTTTTTATGAAGAAAGTGATGAACTTCCTGAAAGCTATGAAATTGAAAAACAAGCCTTGCAAGAACAGTATGAACCACGCATTACAGTGCAAATTATTAACGGTGGCCTTTTTTATGTTACCGCGAATCATTTCCTCTCTTAAAAAGCTCCTTCTGTTTTAGAAGGAGCTTTTTTTGAGTTATCCTCTATCGCCATTACGCTCTTGCTGTTTTTGTTTTGCCAAACGTTTTTGATGTGCGCGATCTTTTGCGCTCACATGATTTGCATCAGTTGGTAGATTTTCTTTTGAACGGCCAATTCCATTGCTCATATGTCCCACTCCTTTTTATATCTTTCAAAATACACCCTTATTTTCAGCTAGAGG from Bacillus basilensis includes the following:
- a CDS encoding DEAD/DEAH box helicase, which produces MNVDISVDRTWQNNFLNRIDEDGPWTNWDLYHLAYETEKSLLVPTFDGLQAPKHLSHFTPLPHQLEVAQNVIEQMNGKAILADEVGLGKTIEAGLILKEYMVRGLVKKVLILVPASLVSQWAYELNTKFFIPAVAQKKSYSWEQADVIVSSIDTAKRSPHRDIVLNLEYDLIIIDEAHKLKNNKTKNYEFAQRLKKKFCLLLTATPVQNKIDEIFNLVSLLKPGHLGNQSNFEEYYASKNRSAESDEDLKALINKVMVRNRRHNTGIDWPKRHVRTIFIEFNEEEQALYNDIENWRGQDAFTSAFSSLTLKREACSSREAVYYSLKKHVEKRQKENEHYIKDPHIDVLMDKINHIPFNSKANKALELIKEIDDKVVIFTEYRASQMYLQWFLQQHGISSVPFRGGFKRGKKDWMKELFQNHAQVLIATEAGGEGINLQFCSHMINYDLPWNPMRLEQRIGRIHRLGQKNDVHIYNLATKHTVEEHILKLLYEKINLFERVIGELDEILTRINMKNIDAHIQEIFAQSKSEGEIRIKMENLTSIIDFAKRNEAEVQGYAAT
- a CDS encoding YqhG family protein, with product MQQHEIHNYLYNFFEANNCEILERSPQLLDVQLTIEMDKLLMNRPFYWHYLEKTGGVPNPMRLTLITNPENEENDGELIHYGSPRLHQIFQTTKELGSYIRLYEDVRHNGATHTPLHPWLGINIKVSYQCDRKKDILHSIGIHLISGTMMANFHDTLTKIKLTPKIPDFCFTLSPIIKPQSGLQRIEDALKSIIAEDDHTWAKEARVRWNHDLDLLNRFYEESDELPESYEIEKQALQEQYEPRITVQIINGGLFYVTANHFLS